TTGTACCGTCGAAGGCGACCTACTGTCAACCCATACTCCCGTGGGGTTTATGCAGTTCTGAGTGCCTGGACCGCGACCAATAGAGAGCAGTGAAGACCATGAGCAGGGGGCTGTAGGGATTGGCCTGCCTGAAGGGGGAGGTGGGAGTGGAAACGGATGGGTCCTGGCTCGTCCTGGATGGGGAGAGTATACTGACCATATCGGTGTCCGGCGGTGAGGTCTGTATGGCCGGAGACTGCAAGATCTGGTTTATCTCGAGCTTCCGCATGGGTAAGGAGGTGGTGAGATGTATCGCTACTCTGTCTTTATTTCCATCATCGTCAGTTGGACCCTGATCCTATGGAGTGCTCCGGCTGGGGCGTATCGGGAGTATTTTACCGCTGAACAGAAAGCGCAGCTCGATAAGATTCAAGTAGTGCTCGTCGAGACGCTCGCTCTGACCGATAAGGGAGCGGGTGATCCCGGTCCATTGTCTTCGGTCGTGTCGCGCCGTCTCGGCGAGGTCGGCTACAGCGTGGTGCAGGATGCCTCGAAGACGCATGATGCGGTATTCCGAGTGAAATGCGAACAGCGCAAGACCTGGGAGGGCACGGCCTCTTCGGGGGGAGACAATGATCTGCCTGACGCCCCTTCTCGCCTCTGGAAAGGCCCGGCCTGCCAGCTGACGTATGCCTTAGGCGGGATGAAGATCAAATGGCAGAAGGAAGTCCGCACAGATTTTGAGGATGCCTCTGCCGCCGCTCAGGCTGTTCAGGCCGGAGATCCCGGCAGTTTTGCCATGGCGCGTCTAAAGGATCAGCTTGAGAAGTATGAGTTCCCGTTGGTTCTCGCAGCCGAATGGGGCCATGCCGACCGATTGCTGAAGCTGATGGATTCTTCAGAGACGAGTCTTCCCAGGAAGGTAAAGATTATTTCGCTGTTGGGGGAAATGCAGGCGGATGAGGCTTTGCCGAAGCTGAAGCAGGTACTCCAGGATCGTGATCTGGCCAAGCAGGCCCTGGTGGCGATGGGTAACCTGGGGAAGGAAGGGATTCCGCTGCTCGTGGATGTCATGAATACGTCCACAATGGTGGATATGCAGGCCTCTGCCGCGAAGGGTTTGGGACAATTGGGCGGCGTGCACGGCGACGCGTCAGTTGTTCTTCCTTTGCTGGCCAAGCTGCAAGATCCGAAAACCGATTGGACGGTGCTGACCGAAGTGGCTTGGGCGTTGGGTAAGATTCCCGACAAGCGGTCGATCCAACCACTCTATGATTTGGATAAGAAGCTGCAGAAACTGCGGGATCCGGACAATCAGGCGCTAAAGAAATTGAAGGAAGCCGTTTTTTGGGCGATCAAGCAATGCGATACCTGGGATCAATACAGCTAGAACAACGAGGGCGCCTTAGGCTGTGGGAGAGTCTCGCAGGATCGCTCAAATCTTCGGATGGCGGCGCTGTCTCTCGAAAAAGGAGGCAACCTTCATCCGATTGCCGCAGAGTTGCATGCTACACCATGTGCGCGAGTGGTTTTTCGAGTTGTCATAAAAGTAAAGGATGCAGGCGTCGTTCGCGCATTTCTTGATTAAGGTCGGGGTTGTGTCACAGAGAAGGTTGCTCGCCGCCTCTGCAATTGGCGCCATCAGGCCTTTATGCGTGTCGACAATCGAGTGAAAGCGCTGCTCAAACCCTTCCTTGGTTTTCACGAGCTGTAGATACCCAGGTCGCTGTGACAAGCTGCCATTGACGGAATTTATCGCTGATTCAGGAATAGGCTTGTGTGTGGCGAGTCGCTCTGCAAGCGTTCTCAAGTCGGTCCGTAGGTGTTTTCCGCGCTGGAGCCACATGGTGCCCTCTTCGTGAGTCAGGGTCGTCCTTATTGAGTCTGATTGAGGTGGCGTAAGGACGTCGGCCTCAACCAGCCAAGAGAGTAACGTGCTGAAGTCTCCAAGCAGATCAGTTCGCTCGCCCTTCACAATTATCTCGGTGTTGATGAAATCAAGCGCCAGATGATTGCCAATAAATAGAAACGTCGATTTCCCCATAGTCATCTTCCCCTTCACGCACTTGCTTGTAACCGACAATAGCCTATTTGACAAGTTAGTTTCCATTCTGTATAACCATCAAAATATAATAACAGCGGTTAATTATAGCCGACGTAGTCAAGGGAGGAAGCTATGAAGACTGCCATCATCATTCTGTCCGATCCGAAGAGTGGTTCCGAAGAAGCGCTTGGGCGAGTCTTTAATGCGCTGGCCCTGGCGTCCGAATGTAAACAGAAGGGCGACGAAGTCGCCGTGGTGTTTAACGGCGCCGGCACGCGCTGGCCGGCTGAGCTGACCAAGCTCTCGCATCCGACCAATGGTCTCTACAATGCCGTTCGCGATGTCGTGCAAGGCGCCTCATGCGGTTGTGCGGAGGTCTTTGGAGCGATGGAAGGTGTTAAAGCTTGCGGAGTCCCGATTGTGAAAGACCATGCATTGGCCGGGACAGCAGGCCTCTTAAGTTTGCGGCGCTACCTGGCGGAAGGCTGGCAGACGATCGTATTTTGAGTCGATTCCCAGGAGACGGCCCTGCGCCGTCTCCTGAATTGGCTGGAACCGAAGACGAGCGGGGAGAGACGATGGCAACGAAGTATCTCGATCTGATGTTCACGGATGCCGTGTGCCGCGCGCAGACCCAGTATTACGGACAGGCTGGCAAGATTGCGGGCGCTCCTGATCGTGATCTATTGGGGCCAGCAGAAGCTGAATTCATCGCGATGCGAGACAGCTTCTATATCGGTTCGATCAGCGAAAGCGGATGGCCCTATATCCAGCATCGCGGCGGGCCTGTAGGATTTCTGCGATTGATCGACGGGAGGACCTTGGTCTTTGCCGACTACAAGGGCAATCGGCAGCTGCTGAGCACAGGCAATGTGTCGGTGAACGATCGGGTGGCGCTCTTTCTTATGGACTACAAGAACCGAGCGCGCTTGAAAATTCTGGGCCATGCCCGTTTCGAAGATGCCTTGGTGCATCCGGAACTGATCGAACAGGTGACGGACCTCAAGATGAGGTCGAGCGTGGAGCGGCTGGTCTTCATCGATGTGGTTTCATTCGACTGGAACTGCCCGAAGTATATTTCGCCGCGTTATTCGGCGGAAGAAGTTGAGGAGCTTGCCGGTCCGTTGAGAAAGCGTATTGCCGAACTGGAGGCAGAACTTCATACTAAGAAATCGTGATGGCTTTCTACCGCGAATGCACGCAGCACGAGCAGGTTGTCCGATAAAAGGAGGGACCAATGAACGAGTTCTCACGGAGACGGTTTTTGCAACTGTCCGCTGCGACCGGCGGGGCCTTGATATTCAGCGATCTCATTGGGCAAGTGCTGGGGGTCACGGGTAGGGCGAGTCTTGCCGCCACGGGTGAGCCGATCAAGATCGGCATTCTCGATCCATTGTCCAGTCCCTATAAGACGTCGTCGATTCATGATGTCCATGGCGCCAACGTGGCAGTGGATCTTTTCAATAAACGTGGTGGTGTGCTGGGCCGGCCGGTCGTCATCCTCGAAGCGGATGATGCGTCGAATCCGGAGACGGCCGTGAAGGTGGCGACGAAGTTCATCAAAGAAGACCGGGTCGACGTGCTGATGGGGACCTTCAACGCCGACTGTGCGCTGGTGGTATCGGAATTGGCGAAGAAGGAAAACAAGCTGTTCATGGTGACCGGGTCTCATCTTCCCGAGTTGAGTGGGGCCGCCTGCAATTCCCACACGTTTGTCTTCATGCCTCACGCAAGAATGTTGGCGCAAGCGGTGGTGCCGCATCTGGTGAAGGCCTACGGGACTCGGTGGTACATGATTACGACGAGTACGCTCGACGGCAAAGCCGCCGCGCAGGCCATGGCTGAAGCCGCGGAGGCGTATAAGGTGGAGTTGGTCGGCGAAGCCTTGATGCCTTTTGGATCCACGGACTTTGTGTCAGCCTTCAGCGCGGCCAAAGCCAAGGAGCCTACGGCGATCATTCTCAATCTCTATGGATGGGATCTTGTTCATGCCTTGAAGGGGTACGGCAAGCTGGAATTGGCGAAGGAGAAGATTGGGATCGGCGGGATGATCAGCGGAGAACAGATTGGGCGTCCGCTCGGCTATGCCAGCAATGCAGGAATCTGGGCTCTTATCTGGGACCCCAAGATCAATACCGAGAGCTCAAAGAGATTCATCCAAGGCGTGATCGACAAGTACAACCATACTCCAACCTCCCGGTGCTATTTGGGGTATGCGGCGATGACGCAGATCCTCGAAGCGATCCAGCGGGCTGGTTCAACCGATACGGTAACGCTGATCAAGGCATTGGAAGGACACGAGTTCGATGGGCTGAAGGAAGGACGGTCTATCTTTCGCGCATCGGATCATCAGCACGTGCAAGATGTCCTAGTCGGGGAAGCCTTTGGAAAAGAACTGGGGCTAGGCCATTACAAGATTCTCGCCACGGTGCCGGGTCTCGCCAATATTGGGGCGGCGGACCAGCATCATTGCCAAATATAATGGCTCAGAAATAAGGAGGGCACGCGTGGGCGGCCCCCCTGATAGGCTGCTATTTGGGCAAGACTACAATCTCGACGCGACGATTCTTCCGCCGCCCGTCTTCCGTGGCGTTGCTGGCCAAGGGTCGGCTTTCCCCATAGCCTTCTGCCGTGATGTGGTCGGCGGGGGCTCCCCCCTGCTCTAACGCCTGCCGAGCATGGCCTGCCCGGGTGCGTGAGAGCACCGTGTTCGTGGGAAAACGCTCGATCAGTTTTCCACCGATCGGGACATTGTCCGTATGTCCGGTGACGCGAAGATGGCGGTCCGGGACGCTGTGGAGAAGGCGGCCGACTTTTCGGAGCACGTCAGCCCCTGCCGGCTTCAGCTGGTCGGCTCCTGATTCAAACAACAAGCGGTCTGCCAGATGGATGGTGATCTGATCCCCGGATTGCTGGACGGTAATCGTCCCGCGTTCGATCTCGGGGCGCAGTAGCGTTAGCAGGTCATCATAGGTTTTGGTCAACGGCGGTTCCTGGCGTGTGGCTAATTGTCGCTGGAGCTCGGCGACTTGATCGTGAAGTTCCGCAGTGGCCGCCAGTTGGCGTTGGCGATCCCGCTCGAGGGCCGCGAGGCGTTCGTCACGGTCGTCGGCTGTTGCCTCTGCCACTGGGACAGCGTTCCGGTGACGATATTCATACCCGCCGTCGCAGCACACAGGGTTGCCTGAACAGCCGCTGGCGATGACACCGACAAGACAAAGGGATCCTGTGAGGAAGCGTTTCCCGTTCATGGGCCAGCTCCTTGGTAAGACGCGACGGGGTCTGCGTCAATAATTGTGTGGTGGGGATGTGTGGCCGCGTGCGCCTAGCGCGACACGCGGCCCCCGCTCAGTGGAGATGAGCGACTTACTTGGTGACGCGGATTTCGACCCGGCGGTTCTTTGCCCGGCCTGCGTCGGTCGTATTCGGACCCACGGGCTTGGTGTCGGCATAGCCGTGTGTCGTAGCCGCGCCCAAGCCACCTTCTGTCAGGGCTTTAGCCGCGTTGGCCGCCCGTGCTTCAGAGAGTTCCTTGTTCGTCGGGAACGTCTTTTTCAGCGAGCTCTTGATCGGCCGGTTGTCCGTATGTCCGTCCACCGCCACTTTATATTCAGGGAAATCTTTGAGGATGGCACCAACCTGCTTCAGCGCATCGGCGCCCGCCGGTTTCAGTTGATCTTCTCCCGAGCCGAACAGGTAGCCTGACGCCAGGTTGATGAGCAATCGCTCGTTATTCAGATCGACGGCGATCGTCTGCTTGTCGATCTGCGGCTTCAAGGCTCGGATCAAGCCGCGCTGCGCTTCTTTCAATTTCGCCATCTCAGAGGACAGATCACCACGGAGGCCCGCGAGCTCTTTGTCCCGATCCGCCAACATCTTCTCGAGTTCCGCGACGCGTTGTCTGCAGGCGGCGAGATCGGCTGCCATCTTGTCTTTATCACCGGCGGCCCCGCCCATGGCGGCGAGCTGAGAGGTGAGGTCCGCGTTGCGCTGTTTGGCTGCGGCGAGTTCTGTGACCAGTTTCTCTTTGTCCCCGGCTCCGGCTTGAAGCGCGGTGAGTTGTGACTGGGCTGCTGCGAGATCGGCTGCCAGTTTATCTTTGTCGCCGCCTGCAGATGCCTGGGCGGCGGCCAACTGCCGTTCCAATTCTGCCGTTCGGGCTTTCGATTGATTGAGGTCGCTTTGTGTGGAAGAGAGTTGGCTCGCGAGCTTCGAAGAGTCACCGGCGCTTGAGCGGAGAGCGGCCAATTCCCGGTCACGATCAGCCAGTTGGCTTTCGAGCGCCCTTACACGGTCGCTGAGCGCTCCGTTTTCTTTCTTGGCCGCAGCGAGCTCGTCGGCGAGCCGCTGCCGTTCCTTTTCCAGCGCGGCGAGCCGAGCGGCCATGTCTTTGGAGGCGTTGTCGGCATCCCACTGATTACGATGACGGTATTCATAGCCGCCGTCACAACAGATGGCGTTCCAATCAATCGCGGCGGCATTGCCTGCGATCGAGAGAAGGCCGAGGCCCAGAATGGATATGCGAATCGATTTCATGCGTACTCCTTTTGTGTTGACGCGCTGCATGCGGACTTGTGGTTTGGGTCTGAGTGTTAGTGCTTCCCCTTGAGGGCGTCGCGAATCTCCATGAGCAGCTTTTCTTCATTCGTCGGGCCGGCCGGCGGCGCCGGAGGGGCTTCTTTCTTGAAGCGGTTCATCTGCTTCACCAGCAGAAAGATCACGAAGGCGAGGATGATAAAGTCGAAAGTGGCCTGCAGAAAGACCCCGTAGTTGATGGTGGGTGCTCCAGCGGCTTTGGCGGCGATCAGCGAGGGCTGCGGTGTGCCGGAGAGATTGATGAACAGGCTGGAGAAGTCCACCTTTCCCATCAGCAGTCCCAGGGGAGGCATCATCACATCGCTCACGAGCGATGACACGATTTTCCCGAACGCGCCGCCGATGATGACACCGATAGCCATATCGACGACGTTTCCCTTCATGGCGAACTCTTTAAATTCTTTTAACATCGTTTGTCCTCCTTAGAGGATGAGAGGGTGAGTTGCGTGCTGAGAGTGTACACTATCGCTTCCTGGTCGTATCGAAGCTGTATCCGAGGGTGAAGAGATACAGATTATCGGTGTCGCCGGTGCCTGGCGCGGGCCGACTGTTGTATCGCGTCGTCACTTGAAGGCCGCTCACGAACCCTTCCCAGATTTTGAATCGGACCCCGTTATCCATGGTTAAAAAGTAGTTCGAGGCGTTTTGCATCGAGGGGTAAAACTCGTTGTAGTGGTAAAAGGTGATGCGATCGTCAAGCAGCGGCCAATTCCATTTCATCGAGACGCGGGCACGGAGACTTGACTGATCGTCCGCGACCCGGAAGTCTTCATTGAAGAAGGACACGCCGGCTTCCGTATAGAAGGTCATGTCTTTGAAGATGCCGTTGAAATCTCCCCGTTCGATAAATTGATAGCCGGGACCGGACGACAGAGCGGTTCGCATCTTGAGGTCCTGGAAACGATCGTTCTCGAAGTAGGCCGAGGCAAACCAGTAAAATCGTTTGGTGATGAAGAAGTCGAGCTTGATAGTCCCGCGGGCGTTCCGCGCAATGAGTGTGTTGGCATTGTCGCCGTAGACATAGCGTCCATTGATCGAAAGCCGGAGTTGTTCGCTTCGGGCGACGAAGTCTCCCAGCAAGCTGGCGTTCTTGAGATGGCTGTTGCCGGTGGTCTGGGAGTACCCTCCCGTGAGACTCCCCGTATAAATGACGGGCGGCTGAACCAGGGGGTTCACGGATCCGATGGCATCGAGCGGAACGGTGAGCGAGCCTTTGAGCGGTTCAGATTGGATATTCAGGTTGCCGTCAGCTCCGGCCGTTGCGGTCCCCACCAGCACACTACCTTCTTTGAGATGAAACGGGATTGGATGGTTGACGGCGAGTTTGGCGACGTCGCTCCATTTCACCTTGATGACATTGTCAGGGCTGGATGGGGTTTTCATGACGAGCACGCCGCCTGCCATCTCGATGACTTCTCCATAGATGTTGCTGCCGTCCTTGAGGGTCACGACGTCGAGTGGGGGCGCGGGAGCATCAGCTGCCATTGCAGTGGCGACCCCACAGAGTACGGCTGTAAAGATTGCCAATGCGGCGAACAGGTTCTTCATCTTTCCTCCTCTTGGTGTATGAAACGCGAAAATAGCGTAGTGACTCGGCGTCCTAAATAGCACTAGGGCCAATCGGCCCAGAATGCAACGGGGTTGTATACCCGACCAACCATGGTTGTGCAACCCGGACTCGTTAGCAGGGGCCGTTGTGCAAGGGGCGCAACATGGTGTTCGGGGATCCGAGTAATCGCGATGTCTGTCTGTGTTCGTGAAATGTCCAGTTGTTTCATAGGTTGGACTCATGATGGCTCAAGGCGCTCGATTGTTTTGAGGCTGGCTTACCCGACGGTTGGCCAAGTGGCCCCATCGGAGCTTTGGGGATGCCAGGGTGCGGGCTGAGCGTGAGGCGAGAGCTCTTCGGAGTCACTCTCTTGATCCGAGCTGCACGATCACTACTGTGATTGAGAATGCGACAGAGATTCCCAAAGAATTCGAGTAAAGCCCCGAGCAAGCTCTCGCGAAGCTTCCGTGACGATGCAGGCCGTAGGCGGACCCATTGATCTTCATCGCGCTGTAGTACCGATAGTGTGTAGCCGCCTGCCTCTACTCCGTCCTCTGGGACCAGTAGAAACTCCTGACCATGTGGATCGACAACGAGAAGGCCCTTGGGGCGCATTGGCCTATCCTTTCCTGCGTGTGGTGTTGCTGCCCACATCGCGGGTGTCTTGATGCGGGCGGAGCTGGGTGACGAAATAGTGAACCGCTTGGGTCCGTCGACTGACGCGTAGCTTTTTATAGAGCGTCGACAGGAGTTTAGTGATGGCGTTGGGGTGTTGCTTGAAAGAGGCGGCGATGTCTTTGTTCGTGGCTCCCTCAGCCAGCATCGAAAGAAGCCTCTGGTCGAACGGCGAAATGCTCGGCGGGAGGACGGCTGGAGCATTCATTACAGTGTCCTTCATCCAGGCGAGGATGTGGGCCGTCTCTTTGGGCCCAAGAAGAGATCGCCCTGCGGCGATCGTCTTTATCGCGCGGAGGAGGTCTTTGGCTCCGACATCTTTGGTCAGGTACCCGTGCCCGCCGGCCATGACCGCGTTATAGAGGTCGCGGTCGTCGCTGTAGGCGGAGAAGAACAGGACTCGCATACGGGGGAACGCCGAAAGAATGTCTCGGCAGGCATCGGATCCCGTGCCATCGGGCAAGCGCATATCCATAATCACGACATCGGGCTTGGTACGATGGATTTCTTCAATGGCGCGGGCTCTGCTGCCGGCTTCGCCAACCACCTGAATCCCTCGATCCAATTTGAGGATGGCCCTGAGTCCCTCACGCGCGAAGGCCGAATCATCGACCGGAACGACTCGAATAGGAGGAGGTGTGCTGGGTCTTGGCATGAGCAATGGGGATTCTATTGCGCGTGGACGTCTTGTGCGAAAATTGTCTGCTTCTACCGGGTAACTGTGATCAAGGTTCATGCCATGGCCGATGGATTTATTCTTATCGAATGGCGGGGGCGTTTCGGAGCATGTCGTTCATCGTGTCTCAGACGAGCTGTCGCAGGAGACAGAGTTGTCTCATGTTGGGTGTCTCACAATGTGTGCGGGTGTGGGTGGATCGGAGCGATGCTACTCGGCCACGTCGATGTGGTGCGCGAGGAGTCGGCGATAGAGTGTGGCGCGGCTGATCCCGAGAATCTTAGCGGCCTCTGTCCGGTTCCCCTGAGCCTGTTGGAGTGCTTGGAGCAATTGCGCTTTTGGTTCTGTGTGGTGCGACTCCTGGGAGGATGACGGCAGATGGGCACGCTGGGTATGGTGGAGTTCATCAGGAAAATCAGATGGCATCAGGCTGGCGGTGCGGGCGCTGATCACGGCAAATTCGACGGCGCTTTTCAGCTCTCGAACATTGCCGGGCCAGGAGTAGGTCATGAGCAGATGGAGACTGTCTGGATGCAGGTCGGTGATGGCTTTGCCTGTGGTGGCACAGACTTGGCCGAGCAAGGCCTGTATGAGCAATGGAATGTCATCTCGTCGACCTCGCAGCGGAGGCAGATGGATGCGCGCCACGCGGATGCGATAGAGCAAATCAGCGCGAAAGGTGCCGCGAATGACATCTTCGTTGAGATTGTGATGCGTCGCGGCGAGGATGCGGACATTCACCTTTCGCGGCCTGGTTTCTCCCAGGCGCGTAATTTCTTTTTCTTGAAGGACCCGGAGCAGACTGGTTTGGACGGAAGTCGGGATATCTCCAATTTCATCCAGGAACAGGGTGCCGCCGTCAGCCGATTCAAAGAGTCCATGGTGATCGTCAATCGCGCCGGTGAAGGCGCCTCGCTTGTGGCCAAACAGCTGGCTGCCCAGCAGTGAATCCGTCAAGCCTGCGCAGTTGGCGGCAATAAAGGGCCGGTCTTTCCGCGGGCTGGAGTAATGGATGGCTCTGGCGACGAGTTCCTTCCCGGTTCCTGTCTCGCCTTCGATGAGGACGGTGGAATCGACGCGCGCCACATCGCGGACGAGTTGATAGACCTGCAACATGGCAGGACTGCGTCCGACAAGATCGTGGAATTGCGTTTGGTGATCGAGCTGCTGCCGCAGATTGTGGACCTCTGTGCGATCATGCAGGAGGATGATGCGCCGCTCAGCGGATTGTGGATCCGCATGGATTTCATATTCGATCCATCGCGGAGTCGTACTCGTCAAGCGAAGGGGGCGTCGGCCGCGTTGCGGCGTGAACGCGTCCCATGTTTGGCGGAGGTGCTTTCGGTCTGCGGACTCCAGCGGGAGACTCTGTTCCCACGGCTGACCGATGACCGTCGTCGAAGGACACTCGATCCAGGCAAGGCAGCGCGGGCTGATGAAGGTGACATGGCCTTCTTGATTCGTGACGATGGCGGCCAGATCCAGATGCTGGAGAAGCGCCAGGACATCGTCGCGCTCCTGGGTGGCGATGGCAAGTGACCCAGTCAGGGATGTCCGGGTCCGTTCGTGGGTTTTGACTTGGTCGAGATGGAGCAAGCGCTGATCACGGGCTTGCTGTAAGAGCCGCTGTATCTGGTCGAATCGTTCATCGATACGCTCGATGAGGAGCAGTGGTCGATGAGAAGCGGTCAGCGCGGTGGCTTCGAAATGGTGCAGGTTGGATGTCAGGTCACGATGACTCCATGGGCCCGAGCGAACCACTCGGTCATGATCGTCTCTCCACGCGGATTCGCTTTCATCCAAGAAATGCTGCAGAAAAGGAGCGAGGCTTCCGACGTCAATGGGAGACTCCGGTGACGTCTTGAATGTGGTGGCCCACCAGAGCGGCGGATCTCCAAGCAGGCGAAACCTATTTTCCGTTGCGACTCGTTCGAGAACTGCGGTGCCAAGCCTCTGAAGGAGGGTCTCCAGCATGTTCTGGGGCAGAGAGTTGGGTGAGCTGGATGGCGCCATGGCAGTCCAGTGGTATCGCTAGGCGGCTTCTAGAATTGTGTGCGTGAGCCGCATAAAGAGTTCCGGCACCCCGTCGCCGGTCTTGGCGCTTCCCGTGAACACGAGCCATCCCTTGTGTCGCAGTTGTGCGAGTGTCGCCTCGTCGATTTCCCATTCCTGGAGTTGATCGGCCTTGTTCACGATGAGGACGAAAGGCACGGGACCGAGTGTGGATTGGGCCAATTGGTGCAGGGATTCCGCCGTATCCAGGGTAGACCGCCTCATGCCGTCGGCGACGAGGATATAGCCGGATGAGCCTCGCAAATAGGACTCCCGCATTTTCTGAAAATCGTCTTCTCCATAGAGATCCCAAATCATCAGGGTCACGTCCCGGTCGTCGACGAGGAGCGTTTTCTTTTCGATCGTCACGCCGATGGTCGTGTGGTACTGCTCCGAAAACATGCCCGTCACGAAACGGCGGATGAGGCTGGTCTTTCCGACGGCGAATCCACCCAGGAGACAGATCTTCTTTTGAATCATGGTGCGGAGTCCGCGCGGCCGACGAGAGGCTTGGCTGTGACGAGGAGCGTGACCCGCCGCTGCGCATTCTGACGGCCTTTAGTTGCCCCATGTTTCTGCCCGGCGAACGAGGTGGGCTCCACGCTCGCGCTGAGGGTGAGCGGCGGGTAGGAGGCTGCTCCTCCAAGGGCGGCGATGACGGCATGAGCTCTGGCGGTGGCCAGTAGGAAATTCATAGTTTCCGTTCCTGTCGGATCGGCATCGCCGATCGCTTCAATGACAATCGTTTCGCCCGAAGCAGAGAGAGCGGACTGGCGCAAGTCTTCAATTAGGCGTTTGACCGACGTGACCTTGCTCAATTCTGAATCGGAGAGGGTGGAGGAGCCGCTCTCAAAGAAGAAACTGATTTGGTTCAATTGGGCGATGAGGTCAGCGCGTGAGACGGTGCGGAGGTCCTCATCGTGA
This portion of the Nitrospira sp. genome encodes:
- the mscL gene encoding large conductance mechanosensitive channel protein MscL, coding for MLKEFKEFAMKGNVVDMAIGVIIGGAFGKIVSSLVSDVMMPPLGLLMGKVDFSSLFINLSGTPQPSLIAAKAAGAPTINYGVFLQATFDFIILAFVIFLLVKQMNRFKKEAPPAPPAGPTNEEKLLMEIRDALKGKH
- a CDS encoding ABATE domain-containing protein; the encoded protein is MGKSTFLFIGNHLALDFINTEIIVKGERTDLLGDFSTLLSWLVEADVLTPPQSDSIRTTLTHEEGTMWLQRGKHLRTDLRTLAERLATHKPIPESAINSVNGSLSQRPGYLQLVKTKEGFEQRFHSIVDTHKGLMAPIAEAASNLLCDTTPTLIKKCANDACILYFYDNSKNHSRTWCSMQLCGNRMKVASFFERQRRHPKI
- a CDS encoding response regulator transcription factor, which gives rise to MPRPSTPPPIRVVPVDDSAFAREGLRAILKLDRGIQVVGEAGSRARAIEEIHRTKPDVVIMDMRLPDGTGSDACRDILSAFPRMRVLFFSAYSDDRDLYNAVMAGGHGYLTKDVGAKDLLRAIKTIAAGRSLLGPKETAHILAWMKDTVMNAPAVLPPSISPFDQRLLSMLAEGATNKDIAASFKQHPNAITKLLSTLYKKLRVSRRTQAVHYFVTQLRPHQDTRDVGSNTTRRKG
- a CDS encoding ABC transporter substrate-binding protein, whose product is MNEFSRRRFLQLSAATGGALIFSDLIGQVLGVTGRASLAATGEPIKIGILDPLSSPYKTSSIHDVHGANVAVDLFNKRGGVLGRPVVILEADDASNPETAVKVATKFIKEDRVDVLMGTFNADCALVVSELAKKENKLFMVTGSHLPELSGAACNSHTFVFMPHARMLAQAVVPHLVKAYGTRWYMITTSTLDGKAAAQAMAEAAEAYKVELVGEALMPFGSTDFVSAFSAAKAKEPTAIILNLYGWDLVHALKGYGKLELAKEKIGIGGMISGEQIGRPLGYASNAGIWALIWDPKINTESSKRFIQGVIDKYNHTPTSRCYLGYAAMTQILEAIQRAGSTDTVTLIKALEGHEFDGLKEGRSIFRASDHQHVQDVLVGEAFGKELGLGHYKILATVPGLANIGAADQHHCQI
- a CDS encoding DUF481 domain-containing protein — protein: MKNLFAALAIFTAVLCGVATAMAADAPAPPLDVVTLKDGSNIYGEVIEMAGGVLVMKTPSSPDNVIKVKWSDVAKLAVNHPIPFHLKEGSVLVGTATAGADGNLNIQSEPLKGSLTVPLDAIGSVNPLVQPPVIYTGSLTGGYSQTTGNSHLKNASLLGDFVARSEQLRLSINGRYVYGDNANTLIARNARGTIKLDFFITKRFYWFASAYFENDRFQDLKMRTALSSGPGYQFIERGDFNGIFKDMTFYTEAGVSFFNEDFRVADDQSSLRARVSMKWNWPLLDDRITFYHYNEFYPSMQNASNYFLTMDNGVRFKIWEGFVSGLQVTTRYNSRPAPGTGDTDNLYLFTLGYSFDTTRKR
- a CDS encoding OmpA family protein, with translation MKSIRISILGLGLLSIAGNAAAIDWNAICCDGGYEYRHRNQWDADNASKDMAARLAALEKERQRLADELAAAKKENGALSDRVRALESQLADRDRELAALRSSAGDSSKLASQLSSTQSDLNQSKARTAELERQLAAAQASAGGDKDKLAADLAAAQSQLTALQAGAGDKEKLVTELAAAKQRNADLTSQLAAMGGAAGDKDKMAADLAACRQRVAELEKMLADRDKELAGLRGDLSSEMAKLKEAQRGLIRALKPQIDKQTIAVDLNNERLLINLASGYLFGSGEDQLKPAGADALKQVGAILKDFPEYKVAVDGHTDNRPIKSSLKKTFPTNKELSEARAANAAKALTEGGLGAATTHGYADTKPVGPNTTDAGRAKNRRVEIRVTK
- a CDS encoding OmpA family protein, translating into MNGKRFLTGSLCLVGVIASGCSGNPVCCDGGYEYRHRNAVPVAEATADDRDERLAALERDRQRQLAATAELHDQVAELQRQLATRQEPPLTKTYDDLLTLLRPEIERGTITVQQSGDQITIHLADRLLFESGADQLKPAGADVLRKVGRLLHSVPDRHLRVTGHTDNVPIGGKLIERFPTNTVLSRTRAGHARQALEQGGAPADHITAEGYGESRPLASNATEDGRRKNRRVEIVVLPK
- a CDS encoding DsrE family protein, which translates into the protein MKTAIIILSDPKSGSEEALGRVFNALALASECKQKGDEVAVVFNGAGTRWPAELTKLSHPTNGLYNAVRDVVQGASCGCAEVFGAMEGVKACGVPIVKDHALAGTAGLLSLRRYLAEGWQTIVF
- a CDS encoding HEAT repeat domain-containing protein; translated protein: MYRYSVFISIIVSWTLILWSAPAGAYREYFTAEQKAQLDKIQVVLVETLALTDKGAGDPGPLSSVVSRRLGEVGYSVVQDASKTHDAVFRVKCEQRKTWEGTASSGGDNDLPDAPSRLWKGPACQLTYALGGMKIKWQKEVRTDFEDASAAAQAVQAGDPGSFAMARLKDQLEKYEFPLVLAAEWGHADRLLKLMDSSETSLPRKVKIISLLGEMQADEALPKLKQVLQDRDLAKQALVAMGNLGKEGIPLLVDVMNTSTMVDMQASAAKGLGQLGGVHGDASVVLPLLAKLQDPKTDWTVLTEVAWALGKIPDKRSIQPLYDLDKKLQKLRDPDNQALKKLKEAVFWAIKQCDTWDQYS
- a CDS encoding pyridoxamine 5'-phosphate oxidase family protein; protein product: MATKYLDLMFTDAVCRAQTQYYGQAGKIAGAPDRDLLGPAEAEFIAMRDSFYIGSISESGWPYIQHRGGPVGFLRLIDGRTLVFADYKGNRQLLSTGNVSVNDRVALFLMDYKNRARLKILGHARFEDALVHPELIEQVTDLKMRSSVERLVFIDVVSFDWNCPKYISPRYSAEEVEELAGPLRKRIAELEAELHTKKS